The Deltaproteobacteria bacterium sequence TCAGCAGCCATAATCACCTTAAATGAGGAGGCCAACATTGTTGACTGTCTCAGGAGTGTCTCCTGGGCTGATGAGATCGTGGTCGTGGATTCGGGAAGCGCTGATCGGACAATCGAACTGTGCCGTGAGTATACAGATAAAGTCTATATCCGGGAGTGGGCCGGTTTTGCCTCTCAAAAGAACCAGGCCTTTGACTTAAGTGCCGGGAGCTGGATTTTGAGCCTGGACGCGGACGAGCGCGTCTCGCCGGAGCTGGCTGCAGAGATCGCGGGGCTTCTGCAAAATCCGCAGGCCGAAATAGCCGGTTACTTCCTGCCTTTCAAGGTTTTTTACCGGAATAAGTGGCTCCGGCATGGCGGCTTTTATCCGGAGAAACACCTGCGTCTGTTTCGGCGTGATTGCGGGCGCTTCAGGCCGCAAGCCGTGCATGAAGCGATCCAGGTCGAAGGGAAGCTAGGGACCTTGAAGCATCATGTGGAGCACCATACCTACCACTCTGTCAGGGACTATCTTGAACGGATGGGACGCTATTCCACTTTGGGGGCTGAAGAGTATCTGCGTCAGGGCCGGAGCACCAGTCCCTTGAGGATGAGCGGACATGCCGCTTTCACTTTTTTCAAGATGTTTGTCTTGAGGCGAGGATTCCTGGACGGGTATGAGGGGTTTTTAATGGCCTGCCTTTACAGCATCTATACTTTTGTCAAGTACGCCAAATTAATGGAGCTTACTCGAAACAGATGACGCACCTGGAGGACAGGGCGTGAAACTGGCCTTGATCCGCAAGCGCTACACCGATTTCGGCGGAGCAGAGCGCTATGTAAGCGCCTTGGCCCGCCGGCTGGTTGAGCAGGGTCATGAGGTGCATATCCTGGCCCGGGAGTGGGAGGCAGCTCAAAATGAGGGCCTTGTCTTTGACCGCATTCCGCGGGGCAGAGGCCCGTCATTTATCAGTTTACTCACCTTTGCCCGGGATGTGGCCCGAAAGGTCTATGCAGGCGATTTTGATTTGGTGCATAGTTTTGAGAGGACATACTCGCAGGATATCTTTCGGGCTGGCGATGGATGTCACCGGGAATGGCTGGCCAGGCGATCCCAGGCCTTTGGGCGGGGAAAGGCCCTGCTCGATACTATTAATCCAAGACACAAGGCCTTTCTATATCTGGAAACCAGGCTTTTTTCCGATCCAAGGCTTAGATGTGTCCTTGTCAACTCGAAAAGGGTCCGGGAGGAGATCCTCCAGCATTACCAGGTACCTGAGCAGAAGATCCGGGTGGTTCACAACGGCCTGGACCGCGACCGGTTTCATGCGGGTCTTTGTAATAAATACAGGGAAAGCGTTCGGCAGGAACTGGATTTGGCTCAGGACGAGCCGGTGGCCCTTTTCGTTGGCTCGGGTTTTGTCCGCAAGGGCCTGGCTGATGTGATTCGAGCCTTAGTCAAAATTGACATCAAAGTTCTGGTTGCAGGGCAGGGCCGAATCAAACCTTATGAATCCCTGGCTCGAAAGCTAGGGGTCATGAATCGAGTTTTCTTTCTGGGGCCCCGGCTGGACGTGGAACGGCTCTACGGGGCGGCTGATGTTTTTGTCCTGCCCAGTCTGTATGAACCCTTTTCCAGCGCCTGCCTGGAGGCCATGGCCGCGGGGCTGCCTGTAGTCACCACCGCAGAGACCGGCGCGGCCGAAGTCATCGAGTCCGGCCGCAATGGATATACCGTTGATTTTCCGGTTGAGACCGATGAGCTGGCTGAAAAGATCAAGCGCGGCCTAAAGATTGACCGGGCCGGTCTGCTCAAGACCAACGAGAAGATTTTATCTCTCTTTGATTGGGAGAAGAATCTAGGAAAGACCCTTGAGGTATATGCCTTATAAATACATTCTGATTTGACATGAAGTGTGATAAACCGATTGAAATTATAAATAGGTTATTGTGTTTAAAAGTGCGAGAAAGACGTTAAAAAATATTATCAGCCTTCGATCGTCTCCTGATCCTGACTCAGTGGCTGGTATTATAGATCAGTTTCATAGGCTTTACTATGACGCCGGGAAGTTAAGGAAAACCTGGGTTGACACATTTTGGCTCGGTGTTCCAATACTGAAGTGTCCGCTGGATCTCTGGATTTACCAAGAAATTATTTTTGAGAAGAGACCGGATGTAATAATTGAATCTGGAACCGCCTCTGGAGGGAGTGCTTTGTTTCTGGCTTCCATGTGTGACTTGGTAAATAATGGGAAGGTTATTACGATAGATATTGAAGATCGAAAAGACAGACCTCAGCATGAAAGAATAGTCTATCTCCTGGGCTCATCTATATCAAAGGAAATTGTATCACAAGTCAAAGGCTTAATAAGCGATAAGGATAAAGTGATGGTGATTCTGGATTCGGATCATCATAAAGAACACGTGCTAAATGAGATAAGAATCTACCATAAATTGTTAACCAAAGGGAATTATCTAATCGTGGAAGATACAAATATAAATAATCATCCGGTCTATCCAGAATTCGGTCCGGGCCCGATGGAGGCAGTTGAAGAATTCCTGAAGGAAAATAGGGAGTTTGTGGCGGATAAAAACAGAGAGAAGTTCTATTTGACTTTTAACCCCAAAGGTTATTTGATAAAAATATAGATAATGGAAACGTTTTAATAAATCAACTATATTTGTTATCTAAACAGCGGCTAACAAGGCAGAAATTATCAGAGCATTTGTAAAAAATACTTTCCTTAAGATCAAAGATGAATAAAAAAGTTCTGTTTCTAATTCAGGATGAGAAGATGCCGAGCAGCCGCGTCAGGGTTGTGAACCTCCTGCCTGAATTGAAAAAACAAGGCATTCAAACGGAGACAACTAAGTATCCAAAAAAAAGCCTTGATAAAATGAGGATGTTAAAAGAATGCAGGCAGTTTGATATTGTTTATGTACAGAAAAAATTACCATCACCATTTGATGTAATAGGTCTTAAAATATTTTCCAGGAAACTGTTCTTTGATTTTGACGATGCTATTTATTACAGACATGATCTGAGTGAATCTCTTATTAGCAGGACAAGATATATCAAATTTAAATACATTGTAAAGAATGCAGATATAGTAATCGCAGGCAACAGAATATTATCTGAATATGCCAGCCAGTTTAACAAGAACGTGGTTGTCATACCATCCAGTGTGGAGATTAGGGATGTCCCATCCAAAGACCATGAAGTTTCTCATGATAAGATTGTTATTGGATGGGTCGGCGGCGAAGTGAATTTGCACCACCTTAGTGAATTAGCTCCGGTTTTCCAGAAGCTCTCTCAAGAATTTAAAATTCAAATAAGAATTCTCAGCAGTAAAAAGATAGATATCCCTTCAGTAGAAGTGCTTCATATCCCCTGGAGACTTGAGACACAGGAAAAAGAGATAGCTTTTTTCGATATAGGCGTAATGCCTTTACCAGGTAACAAACACGCTGAAGGAAAATGTGGATATAAGGCCTTACAATACATGGCGGCAGGAGTGCCACCCATTGTCTCCGATGTCGGTATCAATAAGGAAATTGTTGAACATGACAAGGAGGGATTTGTGGCGCCGACTAAAGATGAATTTTACAATTTTTTGAAAATTCTCATATTAAATAAAGACCTGAGGAAAAAAATGGGATATTATTCGCGCCAGAAAGTTGAAAACTATTTTTCTATTCCTCTAGCAGGGAAAATGCTTGCTGATACCCTGAGGAGTTGTTGAAATAAATAATCGTCCGGGATTATCTATTATCCTGGCCAGATACAGACATCTTGCCTGCAATCGCCAAGGCGGATCAGCCTGTTTATAAATTATTGACCTTCGAGGTGCAAGGAACTCAAAGGGATTCCTGGTGGATATTACCTAAAGAATCGAGTATAAAGGTGGGAAGATGAATTCAATGTTTGATACTTCTAAGCTTGTTGAGGCCATTGATCGCTTTTCTGAGGTCAAGATCCTGATCATCGGAGATGTCATGATGGATGAGTTCATCTGGGGCACGGTCGAACGGATATCCCCGGAGGCCCCAGTCCCGGTGGTGAATGTGACGCGTGAAACTAGGGTTTTGGGCGGAGCGGGTAATGTGATCAATAATGTCGTTTCCGTGGGAGGGCAGGCCATGCTTGCAGGCGTGGTCGGGCCGGACAGGATGGGCCGCAGAATCATCAGTATGCTTCAAGATCTAGGCAGCAGCCCTGATGGTATCTTTATTGATGAAAACCGGCCGACTACCATCAAGACCCGTATCGTGGCTCAGGCACAGCAGGTGGTTCGTTTTGACCGCGAAAAAAAGGATTCTTTAAAATCGAAAATGACCGAAAAAATCCTTAATTTCCTTAATGAGCTGGCTGATTCTCTGGACGCGGTCATCATCTCTGACTATGGAAAAGGTGTGATCTCACTCGAATTGATGGACGGAGTTCGGCAATCCCTTGAAGGGCAGAATGTTATCATCACCGTTGACCCCCAGATCAACCATTTTTTGTTTTACCGAAATGTTACAGCCATAACCCCTAACCACTATGAAGCCGGAGCGGGCGTGGGGGTTAAAATTGATTCGGAAGAAAGTCTCGAACAGGCAGGCAACATGCTCATGGATGGGCTTAACCTGGCCTCAGTGCTTATCACCCGGGGCGAGCAGGGAATGGCTCTTTTTGAAAGAGACCTCTCCCCGGTGCATATCCCGGTCGTAGCCAGGGACGTCTTTGACGTTTCCGGAGCTGGTGACACGGTTATTGCCGCATTAACCCTGGGTTTGGCTGCCGGGTTGTCCTTTCAGGAAGCGGCCGCCTTGTCCAATTTCGCCGCAGGCATAGTGGTTGGTAAGATTGGGACGGCTGCAGTTACAGCCGAGGAACTTAAGGCGGCGGTTATAAATATCGAGTAACTAGTCGCCTCTGAGGCCGCCATGAACCAATCCATAAAAAAAGAGATTTATTGGAACACGTAATACCCTTATCTGACTTCAAATACAGGCAGTGCTGTCTATTGTTGACTTTTCGACTTTGAGGGGATATTTTTTGATTCTATTTTTTAGAAATCCTGAATGAAAATCTTGAGGGCATTGAATGAATATCTGTGTAATAGGTTCAGGCTACGTGGGATTGGTTACCGGAACTTGCTTTGCTGAGTTCGGATTGAATGTTATTTGCCAGGACAAGGATAAGTCCAGGATCAGCGATCTAAAAGCTGGTCGGGTGCCAATTTATGAGCCCGGCCTTGAGGAGCTTTTAAACAAGAACCTTCGTGAAGGCCGGTTGACTTTTACGACTGATATTAAATCAGGAGTTCAGCAATCCCTGGTTATTTTCATTACTGTGGGCACTCCATCCACCGCTACAGGGGAGGTGGACCTGGAAAGCGTCAGGGAGGTTGCCGCCCAGCTAGGCCAGAACATGAACGATTACAAGGTGATCGTAACCAAGAGCACTGTCCCTGTCGGCACCTGTCAGATGATCGAGGACATCATTAAAGAGAACCAGGTCGAAGAGCATTCCTTTGATGTCGTTTCCAATCCGGAGTTCCTCCGTGAGGGCTCGGCCATCGAGGACTTCATGCGGCCCAATCGAGTCGTGCTTGGCGCCAAAAGAGAGCAGGCCTTGGCCATTGTCAAGGACCTTTACCGGCCGTTATATTTGATTGAAACCCCCTTTGTTTTGACGACTATCGAGACCGCGGAGCTGATCAAGTATGCGGCCAACGCCTTTTTAGCGACCAAGATTTCCTTCATCAATGAGATAGCCAATCTTTGTGAATTGGTCGGAGGAGACGTGCGCCAGGTGGCCAAGGCCATGGGCCTGGACAATCGCATCGGGCCGAAATTTCTCCACCCGGGTCCAGGTTATGGAGGTTCTTGTTTTCCAAAGGATACCCGCGCCTTTGCCCATCTGGCTCGATCAAAAGGGTACGACCTGAAGATCGTAAACGCCGTTATCGAGGTGAATCAGAGCCAGTGGGAGCGCATGGTAGAAAAGATCGAGATGGCCGCAGGGGGCCTTGCCGGCTGTCATATTGCCTTTTTGGGTCTGACCTTCAAGCCGAATACCGATGATATTCGTGAAGCCCCGGCTGTCTTTATCATTCAGAAGCTGATTGAGAAGGGAGCGAGGGTCAAGGCCTTTGATCCGGCTGGTATCCCAGACGCCCGGCAGTTTATGCCCGAGGTTGAGTACACGGATGACGCCTATGAGACCATGAGCGGGGCCGACCTCCTGGTCATCGCCACGGAGTGGAATCAGTTTCGCAACCTTGACTGGGAAAGGATTAAAGGCCTGCTCAAAAAGAATACCGTGGTTGATCTCCGTAATATCTACGAGCCGGTCAGGATGCGTGAACTGGGCTTTGCTTATACTTCCATCGGTCGGTAGGTCACAGGTGAGCCAGCTTAAAGACCCGGCGCCGGTTAAGCCCATGGTCGCTATGTTTTCGGCGAGCCGCAGAGCCATGGTGGAAGCGAGCCGGATGCTTGAAAGCGAGATTGGCCGGATTGACTTTATCAGTCAGGAATTTCCCTTTGACCAGACAACTTACTATCAGGAGGAGATGGGTGGGCCGCTCAGAAAGAGATTTTTTTCAGCGGAAAAATTGATAGACCCAAATGACCTGGTTGATTTAAAAATTTGGACCGTTGAGCTTGAGGCCAGATTTTCCGATGATATGGCCAGGCGCCAGGTGAACATTGATCCTGGATATATCTCAATCGAAAGGCTGGTCTTAGCCACCGGTAAAAATAATGTTCATCGCATTTACCTCGGCCGGGGCGTCTGGGCGGACCTGACCCTGATTTTCCAGCAAGGTGAATTCAGGCCACTGCCTTGGACTTATCCTGACTATGCTTCTGAAGCGGTGCGCACGGTAATGCAAGACATAAGAAGGAAGTACCTGGATCAGCTTCCGCCTGAGGCAAAGGAGCGCAAATGATTTTGAGCATGACCGCTTTTGGTCAAGCTAGAGGCAGGATTCTGGATCGTGATGTGACCATAGAAATACGCTCGGTCAATAACCGTTTTCGTGATATAATCACTCGCGTTCCCAAGCTTCACGCCTCACTGGAGGATCAGATCAAAAAGATTGTCGCCAACCGCGTAAACCGGGGCCGGGTGGAGGTTCGGGTTCAGGTTGACGAGTCCTCGTCAAAAAGACAGAATCTAAAGCTCGACATGGACCTGGCGCGGGTTTACCACGATTTGCTGCTTCAGCTCAAAGAAGAAATAGGTCTGGCTGACGAAATCCAGTTGGCGCATTTTATGGATTTGGGTGATATCATCGTTTGGCAGGAAGAGGAGATTGATCTTGACGCTTTCATGGCCGGGTTGGTTCCTGTACTCAATGAAGCCCTTGACCACCTGATTCAGATGCGTTCTGCCGAGGGGGAGGCAATTGCTGCCGATTTTAAAGAGCGCCTGGATGTGATTTCATTGCACCTTGGTGAGATTGATCTCCGCCGGGAGTCCCTGCTTCTTGAGACCAAGGCCCGCCTGGAAGAGAGGGTGAAGGCTCTGACCAACGGGCTTGGACTTGACGAGGCGCGTCTTTTGCAAGAGGTGGCCTATCTCGCTGAAAGGAGCGATATTACTGAGGAGATGGTTCGTCTCAGGAGTCACCTCGATCAGTTTCGATCATATCTCAGCCATGGGGGAGTTGTCGGTCGGCGTTTGGAATTTCTTCTTCAGGAAATGAATCGTGAGGTTAACACCATTACTTCAAAAGCCGGGGACGTGGCCGTTACCAGCGGGGCCATTGAAATCAAAAGTGAACTCGAGAAATTCAGAGAACAGGTTCAGAATCTAGAATAAAACAGAGAGAGGGCTATGAGCGGGAAATTGATCAATATCGGATTTGGCAATTCCATCGTTTCTGATCGGATTGTGGCCATTGTTTCACCGAGTTCGGCGCCGATGAAACGGCTCAAGGACGAAGCCAGGGAGCATCAGCGCCTGGTTGACGCGACTCATGGCCGACGAACCAGGTCAATAATCGTTACGGACAGTTATCACATCATTCTCTCTGCGGTCCCGAAAGAGAAGATTATGAATGCAAAATTAACCGATATCGGATTTGGTAATTCCATTGATTCCGATCGAATTGTGGCCATAGTTCCGTCGAATTCAGCGCCAATGAAACGGCTTAAGGACGAAGCCAGGGAGCATCAGCGCCTGGTTGACGCGACTCATGGCCGACGAACCAGGTCAATAATCGTTACGGACAGTAATCACATCGTCCTTTCTGCCGTCCAGGCGGATACGATTGCCCAGCGTTTTGCCGGTGACGGACAATCCAAGGAATAGCTCACAAGCATGCCTCGACTGATGGTCGTATCAGCGCCTTCGGGCGCTGGTAAGACAACTATCTGCCGCCGACTGGTCGAACAGGTCCCTGATCTTTTTTACTCCGTCTCGTACACCACACGAAAGCCGCGTCCCGGAGAAAAAGAAGGCGTTGATTATTTTTTTTGTGACCGCTCCCGCTTTGAGGCCATGATTGAAGCAGGGGAGTTCTTAGAATGGGCTGAAGTTTACGGACATTACTATGGCACCGGCCGGCAAAAGGTCCTCCAACAACTTAAAAACGGGCGGGACGTCCTGGTGGACATCGAGATAGTCGGGGCCAGGCAGATCAAGGCCGCCTTTCCGGAGGCGGTTTTTATTTTTATCCTGCCGCCGACTTTTCAGGAGCTGGCTCACCGGCTTGAGCTTCGCGGCACGGAGGACGAGGCTGAACAGGACAAAAGGCTTAGCCAGGCCCGAACCGAAATCGAAGCCCATCAGATGTATGATTATCTGGTTATAAACGATGAGGTTGACCGGGCCGTAGAAGACTTGATCATGTTAGTTCGGGCCGAACGTCTTCACCTTCCAAAAGATGATCAATTCTGGAGACGTTTCTTTCAGGATTCGAAATAACTCCGGCGAAGTTTTTATAGTTTTTCCCCTGAAGAGATTGCGGAAAAAGCTGGAAGGGTTTTGCATCGGTCTCTTCAGCTTTAATGGTGAAATAACATGTCGGAAATCATCGGCGGCCTGAATTCGGTCCTGGAGGCTTTACGTGCCCGCGCCGATTCATTCGAAAGAATCTACATGAGTCAGGGCCGCTTGAGGCCGGCTTTACTAGAACTTTTCAAAGCGGCTCGGGCCGCGGGAATTAAAGTAACCCGCGTGGAGAGGTCCCGATTGGATCAAATTTACGACGACCGAGGCCATCAAGGGGTGGTGGCCCGGATTGGCGTTTACCGCTACTTTTCTTTGGAACAGATACTGGATAGGGCTAAAGGTCCGCGCTCCCTGGTTTTGATCTTGGACGGGATTCAGGACCCAATGAATCTGGGATCACTGCTCAGATCGGCCGAAGCCGCTGGCTCAGCCGGAGTGATTCTGCCACGGGAAAGGGCCGCTCCAATCACGGCCGTGACCCTGAAGGCTTCAGCCGGGGCGGCGGAGCATGTTGCTGTCGCCCGGGTGGTTAATCTGGTGCGGGTTATCGAGGAACTCAAGCAAGAAGGGTTCTGGGTGCTCGGGGCTCATCAAGACGCTGAAGCCAGCCTGTATGATCAGGATCTGAGTCAAAGACTGGCCCTGGTCGTGGGAGGCGAAGGCAAGGGGCTCAGACGCCTGGTCGCTAAATCCTGCGACTGCCTGGTCTCCATTCCGCTTCGAGGTCAGGTCTCATCACTTAACGCCGCCGTGGCCGGGGCCTTGGCTATGTTTGAGTACGTCCGTCAGACTCGTGAGCAGAAATGACAACCTATCTTGCCGAAGCTAACATGCTCCTTACCTTAAGCTTTAGTTTTAAAATATTCATATAGCAGGTATTAAAAATGGACACTATCGAGGCCATCAAGACCAGGAGAAGCATTCGGTCCTGGAAAGACAGACCGGTGCCGGACAATCTGGTCAGGGAGATTCTAGGAGCGGCCATGTATGCGCCATCAGCGGTCAACAGGCAACCCTGGCAGCTGGTCATGATCACCGACCGGCAGCTATTGGATAAAATCCCTGAGATTAACCCTTATGCCGCTATCGCCAGAAAGGCCCCCATGGGGATAATGGTTTGCGGTGATCTGCACCTGGATATGTATGGGGGTTACTGGCCTCTGGATTGTTCCGCGCTCACCCAGAACCTCCTCCTGGCCGCTCATGCCAAGGGTCTGGGTGCGGTCTGGACCGGGGTCTATCCCGGAGAAGACCGTGTTCAAGGCTTCCAGCGGCTGCTCAACCTGCCCCAGCATGTCGTTCCCTTGGCTCTGGTCCTTTTGGGTTATCCGGCTGAATCCCCTGGGCCGGAGGATCGTTTCAGGGAGGACCGCATTCATTATAATCAATGGTAGCGCATGTGTTTAATTGCATCAGGATGGCAGGGAATTACATCATGAGCGATTCGATCACCCTGGGTAAGATTTCCGGGAGAGAGTGAATGTCCTGGATGACAAGATAGCTCCTGGGATCGCACATCTTTCTGAGGTAGTCGTTTCCGCTTTGATCAACCGTAATGCAGAACGGCTGGATGCCTTTTTTTTTAGCCTCGAGCAGGGCCAGCATGGTGTCATGGAGGCCGTATTCGTTTGAACGCCTGTCCTCACCGTAATCATGATCCTGGGGAAATCCGTCACTCAGAAGGATAAGGAGGCGCTGGTCCGACTCAATCGGCTTCAGCTTTTCAATGGCATGTCGAATGGCCGGCCCCATACGGGTGCTTTGTTTGGGCTGGATGCCGCCGATTCGTTTCTTCATTGTTTCTGTATAGGAATCTGAAAAATCCTTGATTCGATAAAAATCAACACATTCTCTTCCATAGCCTGAGAACCCGAAAATGGCGTAATCATCGTCAAGGGCGTTAAGGGCCTCCATAATGACCACCAGGCTCTCTATTTCGATATCTATAATCTTCTTGTCTTTGCTCGCCATTTTATGCAAGGCGGGCTCCCGGGCCAACTCAGTCCCCGAGTTACTATATTTTTCTATATAAGGCACCAGCTCGTCTGTCGAGGCGCTCATGTCTATCAGGA is a genomic window containing:
- a CDS encoding class I SAM-dependent methyltransferase, yielding MAGIIDQFHRLYYDAGKLRKTWVDTFWLGVPILKCPLDLWIYQEIIFEKRPDVIIESGTASGGSALFLASMCDLVNNGKVITIDIEDRKDRPQHERIVYLLGSSISKEIVSQVKGLISDKDKVMVILDSDHHKEHVLNEIRIYHKLLTKGNYLIVEDTNINNHPVYPEFGPGPMEAVEEFLKENREFVADKNREKFYLTFNPKGYLIKI
- a CDS encoding glycosyltransferase family 4 protein: MKLALIRKRYTDFGGAERYVSALARRLVEQGHEVHILAREWEAAQNEGLVFDRIPRGRGPSFISLLTFARDVARKVYAGDFDLVHSFERTYSQDIFRAGDGCHREWLARRSQAFGRGKALLDTINPRHKAFLYLETRLFSDPRLRCVLVNSKRVREEILQHYQVPEQKIRVVHNGLDRDRFHAGLCNKYRESVRQELDLAQDEPVALFVGSGFVRKGLADVIRALVKIDIKVLVAGQGRIKPYESLARKLGVMNRVFFLGPRLDVERLYGAADVFVLPSLYEPFSSACLEAMAAGLPVVTTAETGAAEVIESGRNGYTVDFPVETDELAEKIKRGLKIDRAGLLKTNEKILSLFDWEKNLGKTLEVYAL
- a CDS encoding YicC family protein, with amino-acid sequence MILSMTAFGQARGRILDRDVTIEIRSVNNRFRDIITRVPKLHASLEDQIKKIVANRVNRGRVEVRVQVDESSSKRQNLKLDMDLARVYHDLLLQLKEEIGLADEIQLAHFMDLGDIIVWQEEEIDLDAFMAGLVPVLNEALDHLIQMRSAEGEAIAADFKERLDVISLHLGEIDLRRESLLLETKARLEERVKALTNGLGLDEARLLQEVAYLAERSDITEEMVRLRSHLDQFRSYLSHGGVVGRRLEFLLQEMNREVNTITSKAGDVAVTSGAIEIKSELEKFREQVQNLE
- the rlmB gene encoding 23S rRNA (guanosine(2251)-2'-O)-methyltransferase RlmB, encoding MSEIIGGLNSVLEALRARADSFERIYMSQGRLRPALLELFKAARAAGIKVTRVERSRLDQIYDDRGHQGVVARIGVYRYFSLEQILDRAKGPRSLVLILDGIQDPMNLGSLLRSAEAAGSAGVILPRERAAPITAVTLKASAGAAEHVAVARVVNLVRVIEELKQEGFWVLGAHQDAEASLYDQDLSQRLALVVGGEGKGLRRLVAKSCDCLVSIPLRGQVSSLNAAVAGALAMFEYVRQTREQK
- a CDS encoding DUF4416 family protein → MSQLKDPAPVKPMVAMFSASRRAMVEASRMLESEIGRIDFISQEFPFDQTTYYQEEMGGPLRKRFFSAEKLIDPNDLVDLKIWTVELEARFSDDMARRQVNIDPGYISIERLVLATGKNNVHRIYLGRGVWADLTLIFQQGEFRPLPWTYPDYASEAVRTVMQDIRRKYLDQLPPEAKERK
- a CDS encoding nitroreductase family protein — encoded protein: MDTIEAIKTRRSIRSWKDRPVPDNLVREILGAAMYAPSAVNRQPWQLVMITDRQLLDKIPEINPYAAIARKAPMGIMVCGDLHLDMYGGYWPLDCSALTQNLLLAAHAKGLGAVWTGVYPGEDRVQGFQRLLNLPQHVVPLALVLLGYPAESPGPEDRFREDRIHYNQW
- a CDS encoding glycosyltransferase family 2 protein; translation: MMETLSAAIITLNEEANIVDCLRSVSWADEIVVVDSGSADRTIELCREYTDKVYIREWAGFASQKNQAFDLSAGSWILSLDADERVSPELAAEIAGLLQNPQAEIAGYFLPFKVFYRNKWLRHGGFYPEKHLRLFRRDCGRFRPQAVHEAIQVEGKLGTLKHHVEHHTYHSVRDYLERMGRYSTLGAEEYLRQGRSTSPLRMSGHAAFTFFKMFVLRRGFLDGYEGFLMACLYSIYTFVKYAKLMELTRNR
- the gmk gene encoding guanylate kinase, with amino-acid sequence MPRLMVVSAPSGAGKTTICRRLVEQVPDLFYSVSYTTRKPRPGEKEGVDYFFCDRSRFEAMIEAGEFLEWAEVYGHYYGTGRQKVLQQLKNGRDVLVDIEIVGARQIKAAFPEAVFIFILPPTFQELAHRLELRGTEDEAEQDKRLSQARTEIEAHQMYDYLVINDEVDRAVEDLIMLVRAERLHLPKDDQFWRRFFQDSK
- a CDS encoding glycosyltransferase family 4 protein translates to MNKKVLFLIQDEKMPSSRVRVVNLLPELKKQGIQTETTKYPKKSLDKMRMLKECRQFDIVYVQKKLPSPFDVIGLKIFSRKLFFDFDDAIYYRHDLSESLISRTRYIKFKYIVKNADIVIAGNRILSEYASQFNKNVVVIPSSVEIRDVPSKDHEVSHDKIVIGWVGGEVNLHHLSELAPVFQKLSQEFKIQIRILSSKKIDIPSVEVLHIPWRLETQEKEIAFFDIGVMPLPGNKHAEGKCGYKALQYMAAGVPPIVSDVGINKEIVEHDKEGFVAPTKDEFYNFLKILILNKDLRKKMGYYSRQKVENYFSIPLAGKMLADTLRSC
- a CDS encoding UDP-glucose/GDP-mannose dehydrogenase family protein, coding for MNICVIGSGYVGLVTGTCFAEFGLNVICQDKDKSRISDLKAGRVPIYEPGLEELLNKNLREGRLTFTTDIKSGVQQSLVIFITVGTPSTATGEVDLESVREVAAQLGQNMNDYKVIVTKSTVPVGTCQMIEDIIKENQVEEHSFDVVSNPEFLREGSAIEDFMRPNRVVLGAKREQALAIVKDLYRPLYLIETPFVLTTIETAELIKYAANAFLATKISFINEIANLCELVGGDVRQVAKAMGLDNRIGPKFLHPGPGYGGSCFPKDTRAFAHLARSKGYDLKIVNAVIEVNQSQWERMVEKIEMAAGGLAGCHIAFLGLTFKPNTDDIREAPAVFIIQKLIEKGARVKAFDPAGIPDARQFMPEVEYTDDAYETMSGADLLVIATEWNQFRNLDWERIKGLLKKNTVVDLRNIYEPVRMRELGFAYTSIGR
- a CDS encoding DUF370 domain-containing protein, with the protein product MSGKLINIGFGNSIVSDRIVAIVSPSSAPMKRLKDEAREHQRLVDATHGRRTRSIIVTDSYHIILSAVPKEKIMNAKLTDIGFGNSIDSDRIVAIVPSNSAPMKRLKDEAREHQRLVDATHGRRTRSIIVTDSNHIVLSAVQADTIAQRFAGDGQSKE
- the rfaE1 gene encoding D-glycero-beta-D-manno-heptose-7-phosphate kinase, with protein sequence MNSMFDTSKLVEAIDRFSEVKILIIGDVMMDEFIWGTVERISPEAPVPVVNVTRETRVLGGAGNVINNVVSVGGQAMLAGVVGPDRMGRRIISMLQDLGSSPDGIFIDENRPTTIKTRIVAQAQQVVRFDREKKDSLKSKMTEKILNFLNELADSLDAVIISDYGKGVISLELMDGVRQSLEGQNVIITVDPQINHFLFYRNVTAITPNHYEAGAGVGVKIDSEESLEQAGNMLMDGLNLASVLITRGEQGMALFERDLSPVHIPVVARDVFDVSGAGDTVIAALTLGLAAGLSFQEAAALSNFAAGIVVGKIGTAAVTAEELKAAVINIE